CGCCGCATGAGACCCAGACACGCTATGAGCACCCGAAAATGAGGTACTCTCAAGAACCAAATAGGGTGTGGAGAAAATTTCAGCCATAATAATGAGGACCTCGGCATTCAGTGTTAGACGCGTTTTGCACGCCGAATGACCTTTGGCGGGCATTTTGATGCGCCGCACACTCCCCCCGTCCAAAATGATGGGGGGATTTTTTGCGCATACCCGAACATTCCCAGGCAAAGCATGACCCACAGAAGTCCACCAGCACCCGTTCCCGCCAGAAATCCAGCCTGAGCCGTCCAGACACCATAAAAACCCGTCAAGACACCTTCCACACCACCCCCCAGACACCCCCCGCCACCGTGCAGGATGTCACAAAGCCCAGCCAGGGTGTGGCATTTCCGACCCAAACCCACCCTGATAAAATGCTGATTATCAATGTATTACATTTAGTGCGGCGAAATGAACCCTGACAGCGACATGGACCTGCTGGTGGTGATGCCGGACGGGACGCACCGCCGCAGGACAGGCAACGAGATATTCCGCGCGCTCCGGGGACTGGGGCTGCCCAAGGATGTGGTTGTCGTCACCGAGGAGGATGTCAGGAAACACCTAAACAACCCATTGTTGGTGCTGAAACCGGCTTTTGAAGAAGGGCTGGCATTGTATGTCGCGGCGTGACGCCGCGGCGGTTGGTTGATCTGGGCGGGCAAAAGTGGCATATTTATGGCATCCGGGGGGGAGCCGCATATTCAAGGAGCATAAATCATGGCGCCCGTCATTCATGAAAACGAACCGAAAGGGAACGCGCTGCGCATCCAGATGGACCGGCATGTGGGGCGCGCACAGTCCACGTACACGCCCACGCAGATGGTGGTGGCGCGGGCGAAGGGCAGCCGCCTGTGGACGGTAGACGGACGCAAATTGATTGATTTCACGTCGGGGGTGCTGGTGTCCAATCTGGGGTACGCGCACCCGCTCTTCGAGAAACGGCTGGCGGAATACCGCCGGGGCCTGCCCCGGAACGCGTACAACATGGTGACCGCCGTGCAGGTGGAGGCGTCGCGCAGGCTGGTGGCGAGCATGAGGGCGAACCCGAACGCGCAGCAGACGCTGTGGGCGGCGAGCGGCTCGGAGGGCATCCAGAAGGCGATGTGGGCGGCGATGCATTTCCAGCCGGAACGGCACATTCTGGTGGCCACGCGGGGCGGGTTCCACGGGAAGAAGGGCCTCGCGGCGGACGTGTCCGGCGAGAGCAGCCCGAACCCGAACGTGCGCTTCATCTCCTTTCCCATGGGGGACGGCCTGTCAGAGGCGGACTGCCGCCGGGAACTGGACGCGCTGGCGGCGGAGAACCCCGGCAAAATCGCCCTGCTCATCACGGAGCCCTATCTCGGCGCGAAGGGCTCGTTCCACCCGCCGAAGTGGTACCACGCCCTGCTCCAGGAGTGGTGCCGGGCGCAGGGCGCGGCCTTCATCTTCGACGAGGTGCAGTCATGCTTCGGGCGGACGGGAAACATGTACGCCTTCGAGAGCTATGGGGTGCAGCCGGACCTGGTGGTGCTGGGCAAGGGCCTGGCGAACGGCGAGCCCGCCGCCGCCGTGGTGGGCCGCCGGGACATGATTTCATCCATGGATTACGGCGAGGCGTCGGACACCTTCAGCGGGGTGCCGGGGGCGTGCGCGGCGGTCTGCGCCACCCTGGACGTGTTCAAGGCGGAGAAAATCGTGGCTCAGTCGCGCCGGTTGGAGAAGTGGCTGCGTAAAGGCCTGGGGCGCCTGCAGAAGGAGTTCCCTTTCGTCCGCGAGGTGCGCGGCGAGGGGGCGGTCTATGGCGTGGAAATGACGGACAAGGAGACGGCTGACCGATGCGTGCTGGAGGCCTACCGCGCCAGGGCGAAAAAGGGCGTCCATTTCCTGGGCCCCCTGGCGGGGAAGGTGCTCCGCGTGAGCCCGCCGCTGGTCATCACCCGCGAGGAGGTGGACGAGGCCTTCGGCCTGATCGCCGAGGCTTGGGGAAGAATCAAATAAGACGGGCGCGGAACCGCGTTTGACCCGGCATCGCCACTCCGGCAGTAACGCATCCCAGGAGCCTTCCAAAAAGCCCCCACATGCGGACAAGCCCAACAAAACGCTTGCGTGTCACCCCCGCGAAAGCGGGGGGGCCACAGATGCCGGATTGGCGTAAACACTTGGTAAGACTGGACTCCCGCGAACGGGGCCTTCCAAAAAGGTCTGGGCCAAGGAAAAGGACACGAAACAGCCCTCCCGTCATTCCCGTGAAAGGGGCCTTCCAAAAAAGGTCACAACCGGAGAAAAGACCAAGAAAGCCCCCCCCGTCATTCCCGTGAAAACGGGAATCCAGAGATGCAGGATTGGGATAACCTGTTGTTATTACTGGATTCCCGCGTGCGCGGGAATGACGGCTCTGGGTTGGGCTTGTTGTGGAAAATCCTGTCTGTTGCGCGGAGCTGGGGTTATTGGAAGGCCCCGAAAACGGGAATCTAGAGAGGCCGGATCGGCGCAAACCCTTGGCATCAATGGATTCCCGTTTTCACGGGAATGACGGGGGCGGATTGGGCTTGTTGTGGAAAATTCTGTCGGTTTAGCGGTGCCGGGGTCTTTGAAAGGCCCTATCCAGACGCTATTCTGTCGGAGACACGCAAAAACTGCGGGCATGCCGAATCACGGAAACACCCAAACAGGTGATTCAGGGTGCAATTCCTTTTGCATCTCTCCTTTTTCTATTCTTCTCTGCGCTCCTCCGCGTCCTCCGCGCCTCCGCGTTTTCTGCTTTCAACGCACTGTTCTTGCGCAGCACTTTTGCCAGTGATTTTGTTGCGCCGAGGCGCAAAGGACGCGGAGGGGATAAACGTGTCCAACCCCTGGCGTTTAGTGAAGTCAAGGGAATGCCCATATAAGAACTACTTGCACCGCTTTGCCCTTTCCCCGCCTTTTTGCGTATCGTAGTGACGTGCGCGCCGGATGGGCGGCGCGCGCCGAACGGGAGCATGGACATGGGAATTCAGGGTCTGGCCGGGATGGTGGCGTTTGCGCTGTTGTGCGGGGCGGCGGGGGCGCAGGATGCCGCGGCCCCGGCCACGGGCTTTCTTAACCAGTCGGTCACGGTGGACGGCCACGAGCACCGCTACGCGCTGTATGTGCCGCGCGAATACGACGCCGCCAAGGCATGGCCGCTGGTGGTCTTCCTGCACGGCGCGGGCGAACGCGGCGCGGACGGCCTGAAGCAGACGGAGGTGGGCATCGGCCGGGCCATCCGTCTGAACCCGGAGCGCTTCCCCTGCCTCGTGCTGATGCCCCAATGCCCGGACAACAAGTTCTGGGACGCCATGTTCCCCGCCATGGAGGCCATGATGGCGCGGACGAAGGCCGGCTACACGGTGGACGAAAAGCGGGTGACCCTGACGGGCCTTTCCCTGGGCGGCTACGGCACCTGGCTCTGGGGCTCGATGAAGACGGACACCTTCGCCGCGCTCATGCCCGTCTGCGGCGGCGGCAACCCGATGGACCTGAAACGCCTCAGCCCGGACATGACCCCCGACTCCTTCGGCACGATGGAGGAGCGGGTGGCCCGCCTCGCCACACGCCCCGTGTGGGCCTTCCACGGCAAGGCGGACGACGTGGTCCCCGCGCTGCGCACGCGGCAGATGGTGCGCAATGTGGAGAAGGCGGGCGGCGAGGTGAAATACACGGAGTATCCCGGCGTTGGGCACAATTCCTGGGACAACGCCTACGGCGACGCCGAAGCCGCCGCCTGGCTGCTGGAGCAGCGCCTGCCCTGAAACGCGGCGCGGAATGACTGGAGAACGGACCATGAGCATGCAGATGGTTGTGCTGTGCGCGGTGTTGTCTTTGGCGGCCACGGCGGCCCGTGCCGGGGAGGCGGCCCCGGTCCGCGTCTGGGAGGACACCATCACCCTCCCCACCCACCTCTGGCAGGAGGACATCCACCCCGTCTTCCAGGAACTGGAGGGGTCCATCTACTACCCCTGGCCCCGGCAGGATCATCTGCTCCGCGAGGTGGTCCAGAAGAACTACCGGACGCTGAACCTCGAAAATGAACATCTCCGCGTGACCTGCATCCCCGAACTCGGCGGGCGCATCCATTCCGTGTTCAACAAGGCCACCGGCGGCGAGATGTTCCACCGGAACGACCACATCAAGCCCGCCCTCATCGCCATGCGCGGCGCGTGGATCGCCGGGGGCATCGAATGGAACGCCGGTCCCCAGGGCCACACGGTCTTCATGATGGAGCCGGTGCAGGCCGCGCTCCAGGAGAACCCGGACGGCTCCGCCACGCTGATCGTGGGCACCACGGAGAAAACCTTCAGGACCCGGTGGGTGGTCCGGCTCACCCTGCGTCCGGGTCGCGCCTTCCTCGAGGAGGTCATCCGCCTCATCAACCCCACCGACGGGGTGCAGCCCTATTACTTCTGGAACAACACAGCCTTTCCGAACAACCCCGGCACGCGCTTCATCTACCCCATGACCCTGGGCACGGACCATGCGGGCACCACCTTCTTCCGTTGGCCCGTGAACGAGGGACGCGACCTGACCTGGCTGAAGAACTACGACACCATGACCTCCATTTTCGGCTATGAGGTGGGCTTCGACTTCTTCGGCGCCTACGAGGTGGACGAGGACCGGGGCATCGTCTCCTACACCAACCACCACGAGGTGCCGGGCAAGAAGGCGTGGACCTGGGGCAAGGACGATTTCGGCATCGTCAGCCAGATGTCCCTGTCGGATGACGGTCCCGACAAGTCGCAGTATATCGAGGTGCAGAGCGGTCCCCTGCGCACCCAGGCCGACTACGGCATGATGCGACCGCGCCAGGAAATCGTCTGGCGCGAGTGGTGGTACCCGGTCCATGGCCTCGGGGACGGTTTCGAGTACGCCACGCGCGACGTGGCGGCGCAGGCGTATCACCGTGAGGAGGCGCTGGAACTGCGCCTGCTTGCCACGGGGACTTTCGCCGACGCCCGGTGCACGCTGTCCGCGGCGGGAAAGGTCCTGCTGGACACGGAGGTGGCCCTGTCCCCGGCCAAGCCCGCCGTCATAACCCTGGCGCCCGCGCCGGAAGGCCCGGTGCATGTCCTGGTGACCGACCCCGCGCAGGGCACACTCCTCGACTACACCACGCCCCTGGACATCCCGGTCATTGACCCGCCCAGTCTGGAGAAGCGTCCTGCCCGGCCCGACGGGGAGCCCACGGCGGACGAACTCTTCGCCGACGCCTTCCTGAAGGACAGCCAGTCGGACCCCGACGGCGCCCGCGCGGGCTATGAAAAGGTGCTCGAACTCGACCCGGAACACGCCGGCGCGCGCTGCGCGCTGGCCGTGCTGGACAACGAGTCCGCCCGCTTCGCCGAGGCGGCGGAGCACGCCCGCATCGCCGTCGCCCGCGACCCCGGCAACGGCACGGCCTGGCACCAGCTCGGCGTGGCCCGCATGGGGCTGCTGGAGTATGAGGAGGCCGCCCGCGCCGGATGGAAGGCGGCCCGCTGCGCGGGCACGGAGGCGTTGGGCCTGGAACTGGTCGGGCGCGCCGCCATGTGGCGCCGGGACTACGGGACGGCTTCGGATATCCTCGCGCGCGCGGTGCGTCTCGCACCGGAAAACACCACCCTGCGCGACGCATGGCTCGCGTCACGGTTTAACTTGGGAGACGGGGACGCGCTGCTGGCGGACATGGAAGCCGCCGCGCAGGCGGACCCGACAGACGTCCTTCCCACCGTGCTCGGGCCGCTGGTCCGCTGGCACACGGCCTCATCGGAAAACGCCGCCAACGCGGCATTGGACACGCTGCCCGCAGCCCTGACCGCCTTGGGCGGCGACCCGGCGTTCAACACCCTCGAGGCCGCCGCGTTCCTGCTCGGCATGGACCTGCCCCGGCCCGCGCTGGAACTTCTCCAGACCGCCGAAAAGGCGGGCATTTTCCAAGACGCCGGACCTTACCCGCTCTATTGTATGGCGTATTGCCGGACCCGTCTCAGCGCGCGTGTGGGGGAGGACGCGCGGGCGCTTCTGCTCACCGCCGCCGCCGGGACCAACCCCGCCGCCCCCAAGCCCCAGCACCCCCACGGTGCGCAGGCACTCGCCCTGATGCGTTGGGCTGTGGAGTTCAATCCGAATGACGCCAACGCCCATTACCTGCTCGGGCTGACCCTGGCGGGGCTGCACCGCGCTTCCGAGGCGGTGCCCTGCTGGGAGCGGGCCGCGGCGATCAACCCCGGCCACGGGCTGGCCTGGCGGCTGCTGGGCCTGCACCGCTGGAAAAAGGACGGCAATCTTGAGGGGGCGGAGATCGCCTACCGGAACGCCCTCGCCGCGCTGCCCAACGACCAGATGGTTCTGCGCGACCTGACGGAGGTGTTGACGAAACAGGGTCGCCGCGCCGAGGCGCTGGCCCTGGCAGAGGCGCTGCCGGAGGACAGCTTCCGGCGCTACGACCTCGCCCTGTGGCAGGCCAAGGCCTACCTTGACGAGGGGCGGAACGACGACTGCGTCGCCTTCCTGCGGGAGTCCCGCTTCTCCAATTGGGAAGGCGTGACCACGCCGCGCGACATCTTTGTGGGCGCCCTCATGGCGCGCGGGAAACAGCGTTTCGAGGCGGGGCTGCACGCGGAGGCCCTGGCCGACTTCGAGGAGGCCCTGACCTATCCCGAGAATCTGGGTGTGGGGCAACGGTACAAACGCACCGACGCCGAAACCTGCCTCTGGGCGGGAAAAGCGCTCCAGGCCTTGGGCCGTGTGGAGGAGGCCCGCGCGATATGGACCGAGGGCGCCGGGCAAATCACCCTGGCTGACCCGCCACAGGTCTTCGTGACAGTCACCACGGAGCAGGACGAGGCGGTGGGCCTGTGCCGCGCCGCGCTGGAAGCTTTGCGGTAATCTGCCCGCAACATTTCCGTTCCCGCCCGAAAATTCGTGACAGTACGGATAACCACGCCAAAACCCCACTTTTTGGGCGCCGCCCAGCCTTTCTCTTAATTCATATATCCATGACCCGGACACCTCCGCCATACCCCGAAATTATATGTATTCTGTGTTTTCCTTGCCGTTTGGGTATTGCTATTTTGTAGAATTTTCACTATACTGGAAATAGAGAGTCCTGCATGCTGTCCTTGGGGTGTCAGATGTTCCGCCCCGGTGCCGCCGCCAAGGCAGCAAAAAGAAGGGTGCGGATAAACCAACCATTACGGGGTGGAAAGCGAAAGGACCGTAATCATGCGCAGAAAAGGATTTACCCTCATCGAACTGCTGGTGGTCATCGCGATCATCGGCATCCTGGCGGCCATACTGCTTCCGGCCCTCGCCCGGGCGCGGGAATCGGCGCGCCGCGCCAGTTGCCAGAACAACCTGAAACAGTGGGGTCTCGTGTTCAAGATGTACGGCAATGAGGCCAAGGGGGCCTTCCCGCCCATGTTGGCCAAATTTGTCCCCGGCGGCACGCTTCAATGCGACACCACGGATCCCGCGGGCCGCACCTTCGTGGTGGCGGCGGGCCCGAAATTCACCGCCATTTACCCGGAGTACCTGACGGACCCGGCCATCATCTTCTGCCCCTCCGATCCGGTGGACAAGGCCGCCGATGTCTTCGCAAAATCCGACTTCATCGGCGAGAACGGCACCCCGGTCTTAAAGGGCCAGCCCATGCTCACCCAGCCCTGCACCTCGCAGGTGCGCGGCCTGCAGATGGCCGACCTCAGCTACCAGTATCTTGGCTGGGTCTTCGACATCTGCGACTACGGCGACCCCGTTGTCACCACCTCAAATTTCACGGGACCCCGCCAGATGCTCGAGGCCGCCGTGAACGCCGGCCTCCTGAACTTCCTCACGGGCAATGTGACCTCCGACAGCGAGAGAAACCTTGACCGCGACCTGACGGTTTCGGCGGGCTTCGGCAACGGCGGCACGGGCGTGGATGTCGCAAACGGCCCAAAGACGGTTTACCGTCTCCGCGAGGGCATCGAGCGATTCCTCATCACGGACATCAACAACCCCGGCGCGAGTGCCATGGCGCAAAGCACGATATGGATGATGGGTGACGGGGTGAGCACGACGGTGAACGAGTACAACCACATCCCTGGCGGCTCGAATTTCCTGTACATGGACGGCCATGTCGAGTTCATCCGCTACCAGTCAACCGGCAAGGCCCCGGTGAACGAGCCCTGCGCGAAGTTCTTCGGCAGCATCATGACCGGATTCGGCTCCTGACACCGTTTCGGGAAGCGCGTTTCTCCTGTTTTCAACCGTCCGCCCCCACCCCGGGCGGGCGGTCTTTTTTTACCAAGGGGACTGCGGCCGCTCCTGGCCTATTCGGCGCCGAAACGGTAGAGCATGAGCATGCCGGGGGCAGGGTAGGCCTCGCGGGGCCGGTCCCGGTGGCTGGTCATGGTCTCCCAGCGGAGCGCATAACGCCCGCCGGGAACGCCGGTCCCGGACTCTGCGCACCAGTTCACCTGCATGTCCGGGTGGTCCGTCCGGACGGCTGCGAGTTCTTGTGGATAAGGCCGGGCCCTCTCGAAATCCCCCACGGGCCTCAGAGTGGCCTCATCCAGAAACCACCCGCCGGTTCCATATTTCACATGCTCCCATGTCTGGGCGAGCTTTCCGGGTCCGGCGGGCTTCACGGCGCCGACTTTAATCTCAAAAATCATGGAACCCCCCCCCTCGAACCACCAGCGGTAATCCCAGTCACTGGTCTGGTGGAGGACCCATGCCCCGTCTTCAAGCCGGGCGTTAAACAGTTGGGTGTTCCCGTCCGCGTCAAACTTGTGGTAGGCGATGACGGGCCGTTTCTGCGAGTCGAACCCGATTTTATGGTTGCCGTTGATCATGCCGCCTTTTGGCGGCACGGGGTCCACAATGTCGCAGTCGGCCAGTTTGATGGGCAGGGGCAGGGGGTTCCCTTTGCCGTCCTCCCAGTGGACCAGGTCGCGGCTGCGCGCGTAGGAGAGGTCGTGGTTGCTCTCGCAGCCCGGATGGTTCCGCCACACCCAGCACAGGTGAAACAACCCGTCCGGCCCCTTCACAGGCCCCTGGAAGTAGGCGTTGGCCTTCCCCTCGCCGTCCGTCAGGGGCGTGTCGAGCAGACGCCGCCATTTCTCCGTCTTCACGTCATAGGCGTTGTAAATTTGGTTGCCCGACCCGCTTTTCCCGTCGCGGTAAGTGAAGACCAGCTCATTGTCCGCGCCGCGCAGGAACTGCGGGTAGGTGCAGCGGTCTTCCTGAGGTCCGACCATGCGGTGGATGCGCTGGAAGGTGGTGATGTCGCCCGGCGCAGTGGTGCGGTAATAGACTAGGGGGTCCACATGCATGTTGCCGCAGAGATGGATGTGGCCCGCGTCGTCCAGCACCATGGTGATGCTGTTGTGGCTGTCCCAGCCCACACGCTCGGGAAGCCGCGCAAAAGCCCATCCGGGGGTGTCCAGCGACCAGACGCCCACGGTCATCCAGCGGTCCGCATCGTAAAAGGCGACGTACTGGCGCGGCGCGTCCGTCAGCAGGCAGAACCCCACGGGATGCCCCGCCCACACGGGGGCCACGGGAATCTCCTCCAGCACGGCGGGCTGCGCCATGGCCGGAACGGCGGCGCACAACGCCAGCATCACCACAAAAAGATGCGGGCAAAAAACGCCCCCCCGGATACGGCTCATGGCGTTCTCCCCGCAGACACCGGAAACGGGTCCGCGATACCGGAGACTACTCTTCCGTGGTGTCCGGCTGGTTGATGACGTTCAGGATCTGAAAATACAGCAGAATCAGGCCCATGATGCCGCCAAGAACGCCGACCACCATGTTAAAAATCTGCATGAAATTCATTATTGGTCTCCTGTGCTTTTTTGCCGGACTTAATTCCACTTGAGACGTTAAGATACCCGAAAACAGCTTACCATGCAAGGCGGGAACCGTTACGCGGCACCAAAAGTGGCACAGGAAGTGGCATGGGTGTCCCGCCCGTGGATAACCATGCCACAGGGTTGCGCGGGGACAGGGCCAGCCGCCACAATGGTGGGGTAGACCCGCAGGAAAGGAACCCACGATGAAAAATATTACTTTGGCCGCCCTGTTTGCACTGTGCGCCGTGCTCACGCTCCCCATCTGCGCGGAGGAGGCGGGATGGGTGGACCTGTTCAACGGGAAAGACCTCTCCGGCTGGACGCAGAAAAACGGCAAAGCGCTCTACGCCGTGGAAAACGGGGAGATTGTGGGGACCTCCGTGCCGAACACGGAGAACAGTTTCCTCTGCACGGAGAAGGATTACGGCGATTTCGAGCTGGAATTCGAGTTCCTGGGCCACCCTTCACTCAACTCCGGGGTGCAGGTGCGCAGCCAGAGCCTCCCGGACTACAAGGACGGCCGGGTCCACGGCTACCAGTGCGAGCTGGAGGACGAGGCCCAGGACCGGGACTGGTTCTGCGGGATTTATGACGAGGGGCGGCGCGGCTGGCTCTTCCCCACGAAGGAGGACAAGGACACCGGGAAAGTATTCGGCGACGCGGGCCGCCGCCTGTGGAAAAACGGGGAATGGAACCTTGTCCGCATCGAGGCGAAGGGCGGGCGCATCCGCACCTGGCTCAACGGCGAGGCGCGGGCCGACCTGGAGGACAGCATGACCCTTTCGGGGTTCATCGCGCTGCAGGTCCACGGCGTGGGGAAAAAGGAGACCCCCATGAGCGTGCGCTGGCGCAACATCCGCATCCGGGAACTGGCCGCGGAGTGACCCCCGCCGCTTGCGCGGGAACGGCCGAAGCGGGTACCATTCGCCGAAGCGGGGGAGGACACGCCCCCGCAAACAGAGGTTTTTCGCTTGTCCGACCAGGAAGACATCATCACGCCCGCCGACGACGGGGCGCTTTCCACCCCGGAAGGCGCGGCCGCGTCCGCCGACCCCGCCGACATGTCGGCGGAGGAGTTCAGCGACGAGGCGCTGCGCCTGAACCTGGAGCAGTTCGAGGGTCCCTTCGAGGTCCTGCTCTACCTTATCCGTTCCCAGGAAATTGACATCTTCGACATCCCCATCCTGAAGGTGACCGAGCAGTACCTGCGCTTCCTCGACATGATGCGCGAGGAGAACCTCGACGTGGCCGGGGAGTTCCTTGTGATGGCCGCCACGCTCATCCAAATCAAGTCGCGGATGATCCTGCCGGTCGAGCTGGACACGGAGGACGACGAGGAGGTGGAGGAGGAGGACCCCCGCCTCGAACTCGTGGAGAAACTGCTTGAGTACCGCCGCTTCCGCGACCTGTCCCAGGCCCTGGCGGACCGCGAACAGGCCCGCTCCGACTGGTTTGGGCGCAGTGTGCGGCCCGTATTCGAGCCCGCCGGGGACGATGAAAACGACTTCATCGAGGTGGGCATGTACGACCTCCTCAACGGCATCCGCGCCGTGCTCCGCTTCATCTCCGGCGACCTCTTCCACCAGGTAAACATGGAGCACTCCTCCGTGGACGAGAAAATCGGCCGCATCGAGGAACTCCTGCGCGAGCGCGACAGTGTGGCCTGGACCGACCTGCACCGCGAATGCCGCAGCCGCATGGAGCTGGTCTGCTGCCTCCTCGCCATCCTCGAACTCTGCCGCATGCGCCGCATCCGCGCGCACCAGCACGCGGCTTTCGGCGAAATCCGCCTCTTCGCCCGCATGGACGAGCCCGACGCGCCTCTGGAGGGGGGCGCGGAAGCCGATGGGCTGGTGGCCTGAGCGCCCACCGCTGTGGCGCAGGGGCGAGCGCGCCGCCGCCTGGTACCTGCGCCTGCGCGGCTACCGCATCCTCGGGCGCAACCTCCGCTTCGGCCACCAGGAGATGGACATCCTCGCCAAACGGGGCGACACCGTGGTCTTCGTCGAAGTGCGCACCCGCGCCTCCGGCGACCTCATGCCCCCGGAAGACTCCATAACCCCCGCCAAACGCCGCCACCTGCGCGCCGCCGCCCGGCAATACCTCGCCCGCCACGAGTCCCCGGACCTCTATTACCGCTTCGACGTGATCGGCATCATCATGCCCCCGCACGGCAAATCCCAAATCACCCACATCCCCGATGCGTTTCGGATAAGGGAATAGGAGCACCGGAGCCCGGGGTAGACGTGTTTAAACTGCGGCAGCGTGACGCTTTATCCGATTGGCGTGAGTGTCTTTTATAGTTCTTGCTCTTTATCCTGCTCTTGCTCTTGCTCCAAATCCCCAAACGAATCTGGTGTGCCTTGCTTCGCAGCCTCTTCCCAGGTGTCGGCATGTGCCCGGTCAGCCCTCCACAGTACCGGCCACAGTGGTGAGCCTGCGCATGGAACGTTCTGGTTTGATCCCATGAACATAATACATTAATATTAATAATAGTGTATAAAATAACAACTTATCCTGTTCACAGAAAGGGGGATGGGCTTATTAGTGGAAAACATTACTATTTGTTTATACTGGCAGTATGTACACTATGTTTTACATAAAATTAGTGTTGACAATATGCGCATTCTGTGATAGCATGTCCTGTGGTAAAGTTGAATAGGGGCTCGGAAGTGATTTCGACTCGCGCACAGGGGCGCATTCTTCACAGGGGCTTTCCGTGGTGCGGCATGGCAACGGGCAATCTCACGCCGATTTATAGTGTATTAGTGTTATAGTTC
The Candidatus Hydrogenedentota bacterium genome window above contains:
- a CDS encoding YraN family protein, with the protein product MGWWPERPPLWRRGERAAAWYLRLRGYRILGRNLRFGHQEMDILAKRGDTVVFVEVRTRASGDLMPPEDSITPAKRRHLRAAARQYLARHESPDLYYRFDVIGIIMPPHGKSQITHIPDAFRIRE